TCAGGGGTTCCTGAACCGTTTTTGCTTAATTTCGTCATTGCAGACGGAATGCTTTCACATCGGTGATTGGGTGATCCCGGTTGGAGCCGTCTTTGAAATAAATATGGACGGGCCCGTTATCCCTTAAAGGCTTTCCTTCCTTGGAAAATCCAATCAAAAGTTGATCTGCATCGGCGAGTTTGATTTCGTGCTCCCCGTTTGCGGTTTCGATGACGACTTTCGCCGCATCTTCTAAAGGTTCCGCGTTTTGAAGGAAGGGCAGGAACGGAATGGCGAATGTTCCATTGAGTACCTTTTCCTTTTCATATTTTTTTTCTGTTTTTAATGTAGGGGGATATGTGGCACCCTCTTGAATTTCCCTGGACCAGTGCCTGGAAACGGCTTTTGTGTATTCTTCCAATTCATCAACCGTTGCATTCGTTTCTTCGAAATATGTAGTTAAATCCACTTTGCGGTCATCGAATATCCACACACCTGCATCCAATGTGATGGTGAATTTCACTTTTCCGTTGATCGGTACGATACTTTCCACAACAGATTCCTCCTCTCGCTGTTACTATCAGTATAAATGTTCTCCTGAAGTTTGTCACATGGTGATGAAAGCATTTTCAGCGTTTTCAAATGTCGAAAAGAGGGAAACTATAGGTAAGACAGAAGGAGTTGATGGACAGGATGATTAAAACCCAGGAATTATTGGAAGAGCTCGTGGAGCGTGCAAGGCCTTTTGCAGCTGAGGGCAAGGTGGCTGATTATATCCCTGCACTCCGGGATCAAAATCCAAGCGATTTGGCGATCAGTATATACACGCTCGACAATCAATCATGCTATGCAGGGGACCATTTGAAGAAATTCACCCTTCAAAGTGTATCCAAAGTCATCACACTTGCCCTTGTATTGATGGATTATGGTGAGGAATATGTGTTTTCGAAAGTAGGGATGGAACCGACAGGTGATCCATTCAACTCCATTGCCAAGCTTGAAACCCATAAACCCTCTAAACCGCTTAATCCAATGATCAATGCCGGTGCCCTTGCCGTCACGAACATGATTAAAGGGAACACCGCCATGGAAAAATGGGGGCGCCTTATTGAGTTCATTAATCATATGACCGGTGAAACGGTTTCCTATAACGAAGATGTCGCGTATTCAGAATTGCAGACAGCGAACCTGAATCGCTCCCTTTGCTATTTCATGAAGCAGCATGGTGTGATCACAGGGAATGTAGAAGATCTCCTCGTCCTGTACACGAAGCAATGTGCTGTGGAAATGAGCTGTGTGGATTTGGCGAAGATGGGGGCGGTATTTGCAAACGACGGAGTCGACCCTGAAAGCGGGAGGGAAATCATATCGAGGGATGTGGCAAGGGTTTGTAAAACATTCATGGTCACATGCGGCATGTATAACTCATCTGGTGAATTCGCCATCAAGATCGGCATCCCTGCAAAGAGCGGGGTATCGGGCGGCATCATGGGGGCTGTACCAGGCAAGTGCGGGATTGGCATATTCGGCCCTGCCCTTGATGATGTCGGGAACAGCAGTGCAGGCTTGAAGCTTTTAGAAATGCTCAGTGACAAATACTCATGGAGTATATTCTGATGCGAGAGGATCGTCCCTCACAGGGAATGACCGGCTTACCCCGGGACTTGCATTGGAATGAAGAGGTGTAATGAATAAATCCCCCCGAAAAATGATTCGGAATATTGTCATTGAATCCTGTTGAAAACACTTATTTTTCTTGCAATTTGTGTGATTTAGCGATAAAATTTTAAGACAGGAATGCTATTTGTTCGGAATGGGGGGATCACTGTGGCGTCAGAAATGACAATCAATCACCGAGAAAAAGCCTATGAGCTGTTAAAGGCCGACGCAGAAAAGATTTTACAACTTATAAAAGTACAAATGGATAATTTAACGATGCCCCAATGTCCTCTTTACGAGGAAGTATTGGATACCCAAATGTTCGGATTATCTCGTGAAATAGAATTTGCAGTCCGCCTCGGGCTGGTAGATGACCAGGATGGAAAAGAACTGATCGATTCATTGGAAAGAGAACTCTCTGCCCTGCATGATGCATCTACGAAAAAGTAAAATAGTCATGACAACTCAAACAATGCATACATCTGTTGTTTGAGTTTTTTTGTTAGCGGAATAGGATTGGAAAATGATATAAAGATAAAAAGGATTGAATGTCATGATTAAAAAAATAGCAAAGTCATATGACTATTCATTGATCGCTGTATATGTGTTTCTTTGTTTGTTTGGCCTTGTGATGATTTATAGTGCAAGCATGGTCATGGCTGTGGAACGGTTCGGATGGGACAGTGATTATTTTTATAAAAGGCAGATGATCAATATCATCATAGGATTCGTTGCCTTTTCGGTTGCTGCCTGGTTCCCGTATAAAGCCTTCCGGGTAAACAAAATCATCAAGGGACTCATGTTTTTGATCATCGGTTTATTGCTCGGGGTGCATGTTTTCGGTTACGAAGTGAACAATGCCAAAAGCTGGATCAATTTAGGGTTCATGCCGATCCAGCCGTCGGAGTTTGCGAAGCTTGCCGTAATCATTTACCTTGGTTCTGTTTATTCAAAGAAGCAGGCATACATAGACGATTTTAATAGGGGGCTTGCGCCGCCACTGCTGTTTCTTGGTTTCATTTGTTTTTTGGTCTTCCTTGAACCGGATTTTGGAACGGCTGCCATCATTTTTGCCATCGGTGCGATCGTAATCTCCTGTTCCGGGATCAGTTTTAAGACATTTTTTAAACTGACAGGTCTGGGAATGGCTTTCTTTGTTGTCATCTCCCCGTTTATCTACCTTGCGAGGGGCTTCATTTTCACAGAGGAAAGGCTAAGCAGGATAGAAGCCTATCTGTCACCGTTCAAATATGCACAAGGAGAAGGATATCACCTTGTCAATTCTTATCTTGCGATTGGCTCAGGCGGTGTGAAGGGACTTGGACTCGGTCAAAGTGTACAAAAGCTTGGTTACCTGCCTGAACCGCAAACAGATTTCATCATGGCCATCATTGCTGAGGAGCTTGGTGTGTTTGGCGTAAGCTTTGTCATCCTTGGATTGACCTATATCGTCCTCCGGGGTATCTATACCGGTGTGAAATGCCAGGATCCTTTTGGTACGATGCTTGCAATCGGGATTTCTTCTATGATCGGCATTCAGGCATTCATCAACCTTGGCGGGGTATCAGGTTTGATTCCAATCACCGGGGTCCCGTTACCGTTCATCAGTTACGGGGGATCTTCTCTGCTGGTGCTGTCTTTGTCGATGGGTGTCCTTGTAAATGTGTCGATGTTTGTAAAATATGAAGAAAAATATAAAACAAAGAAGGAAAATGACATTCCTTCAGAGAATATGTCTAATAGCAAAAAAATATATGGTGTAAAAATGTAGGTCACTTTGATAGAGTATCTAAAAACTCTAAGTCTAGGGTCTGCCCCCTAAGATACTTCTTTATTATCTTTCGGGACAGCCCTTTTTTCATAGACTGCAATATAGGGAAATCAATCATGAATAGCCAAAAGGAGAGAGAGTATTGAAGACAATCAAAAAAGTATTAGTAGCAAATCGCGGCGAAATTGCCATACGTGTATTCCGTGCCTGTACGGAACTCAATATCAGGACTGTTGCGATTTACAGTAAGGAAGATTCCGGATCTTACCATCGTTATAAAGCAGATGAAGCATATCTCGTCGGGGAAGGAAAGAAACCCATCGACGCTTATTTAGATATAGAGGGCATCATCAGAATCGCGAAAGCTTCAGATGTAGATGCAATTCATCCCGGGTATGGTTTTCTGTCCGAAAATATCCATTTCGCAAGACGATGTGAAGAAGAAGGCATCACTTTTGTCGGCCCTCATTCAGAGCATCTGAATATGTTCGGTGACAAGGTAAAGGCCCGTCATCAGGCACAGATGGCAAATATACCGGTCATTCCGGGCACGGATGGACCGGTAGAGACGCTGGAAGAAGTCATCAGCTTCGGGAAAGATCATGGCTTTCCGATCATCATCAAAGCTTCACTTGGCGGCGGTGGACGGGGGATGCGGATTGTCCGGAACCTTGAAAGCCTGAAGGAAGCGTATGAGCGTGCTAAATCGGAAGCGAAGGCAGCATTCGGCAACGACGAAATATATGTGGAGAAGTTCGTTGAAAACCCTAAACATATTGAAGTACAGATCCTTGGAGATGCCGACGGTAATATTATTCACTTATATGAACGTGACTGCTCGATTCAAAGAAGGCACCAAAAGGTTGTGGAAGTGGCACCATCTGTCGCATTGCCTAATCAGCTAAGGGAAGATATCTGTGAAGCAGCAGTAAGGCTGATGGATAATGTAAAATACGTGAATGCCGGAACAGTCGAGTTCCTTGTGGCAAATGATCAGTTCTATTTCATCGAAGTAAATCCACGGGTTCAGGTGGAGCATACCATCACTGAAATGGTTACAGGAGTGGATATCGTACAGTCCCAGTTAATGATTGCAGAAGGACATGGCCTCCACAGTGAAAAACTTGGCATCCCGCTTCAGGAAGACATCAGGACAAATGGATTTGCCATACAGTCCCGTGTGACAACAGAAGATCCATTGAATAACTTTAT
The nucleotide sequence above comes from Bacillus sp. KH172YL63. Encoded proteins:
- a CDS encoding FtsW/RodA/SpoVE family cell cycle protein, with protein sequence MIKKIAKSYDYSLIAVYVFLCLFGLVMIYSASMVMAVERFGWDSDYFYKRQMINIIIGFVAFSVAAWFPYKAFRVNKIIKGLMFLIIGLLLGVHVFGYEVNNAKSWINLGFMPIQPSEFAKLAVIIYLGSVYSKKQAYIDDFNRGLAPPLLFLGFICFLVFLEPDFGTAAIIFAIGAIVISCSGISFKTFFKLTGLGMAFFVVISPFIYLARGFIFTEERLSRIEAYLSPFKYAQGEGYHLVNSYLAIGSGGVKGLGLGQSVQKLGYLPEPQTDFIMAIIAEELGVFGVSFVILGLTYIVLRGIYTGVKCQDPFGTMLAIGISSMIGIQAFINLGGVSGLIPITGVPLPFISYGGSSLLVLSLSMGVLVNVSMFVKYEEKYKTKKENDIPSENMSNSKKIYGVKM
- a CDS encoding YlaN family protein; translated protein: MASEMTINHREKAYELLKADAEKILQLIKVQMDNLTMPQCPLYEEVLDTQMFGLSREIEFAVRLGLVDDQDGKELIDSLERELSALHDASTKK
- the glsA gene encoding glutaminase A, coding for MIKTQELLEELVERARPFAAEGKVADYIPALRDQNPSDLAISIYTLDNQSCYAGDHLKKFTLQSVSKVITLALVLMDYGEEYVFSKVGMEPTGDPFNSIAKLETHKPSKPLNPMINAGALAVTNMIKGNTAMEKWGRLIEFINHMTGETVSYNEDVAYSELQTANLNRSLCYFMKQHGVITGNVEDLLVLYTKQCAVEMSCVDLAKMGAVFANDGVDPESGREIISRDVARVCKTFMVTCGMYNSSGEFAIKIGIPAKSGVSGGIMGAVPGKCGIGIFGPALDDVGNSSAGLKLLEMLSDKYSWSIF
- a CDS encoding peptidyl-prolyl cis-trans isomerase, whose protein sequence is MESIVPINGKVKFTITLDAGVWIFDDRKVDLTTYFEETNATVDELEEYTKAVSRHWSREIQEGATYPPTLKTEKKYEKEKVLNGTFAIPFLPFLQNAEPLEDAAKVVIETANGEHEIKLADADQLLIGFSKEGKPLRDNGPVHIYFKDGSNRDHPITDVKAFRLQ